A single Rhopalosiphum padi isolate XX-2018 chromosome 4, ASM2088224v1, whole genome shotgun sequence DNA region contains:
- the LOC132929439 gene encoding uncharacterized protein LOC132929439 isoform X1, producing the protein MVITLRTMVRPWMVALLMLLADRDRSFGISHGSAAHIAEVAPATTDENVDVDAASVNATEIASVGCNYKGRSYDPGSLVNTDQPCLKCTCVTGSLVCHLQVCPELPDPPPRGCVIVHKKNKCCAHLQCYYEQFDAVHSKLFSLQNRSGPARMDNSAIVTFDGLSKGCVINGTIYAEGSAMDSSSLCEYCYCIKGHQQCVRPQCSLTIPGCTAVYKKHTCCPIRYKCSPLQNAQIKNTTDATTTEMTSSLSARLKDCRINGRLISLGEPVIGVARSSCETCFCINGQVRCDKVICPPIRAQISPNCGPVYSEGHCCPTSYNCSSTTSSNESHISPTVTPTTTTSIGVVATMLSSTVTIDDDVLLSSSSPPSPLQTPTVAQMLLETDSASSSITIDSKNTTDQIAEEPIESRHGNPASLMHDDFDRFNVTEKSNNFEMDYDDPTLPPSLPNLKIIPFVAADAVVDEPVAAYENYQPMVERVYNVSDVEEPPLPVVNSFSPPIETEGGFVPKDSPNGAIYTPDKFRKTTEQPTIHHDEPIVGHQPIGPVWCISNGKKYKHGELLTDPSACNICICFNAKIVCQENCPAVKVGCQRINDPNNSTCCGRIVCDEYENDITTEHTKQIEVTSETTTTTTTMDIRDAVIEHIFYSTPPTDKLIITSSPTTLKSFHVSPETTSLKPITSTDKLIETLAPTTEKSSVISSTIATIKRTEATTSAPKPLEDEDYSFESMFSFLFNGDTPEQSSSPSSLSSSTNNMESETRIEHRTDDEIDEKVHLIDTKHDQTDLMSLHKPQHKPLPNSSTEMHSADKHNKVEPQEVYKPIESRPNTEIKQHDNDKPNSETKYLIDNKPSQSGIKQHVDVKSHQEIKPDATSSGIKQQAEVKTHFDVKENVQVTSPFNLKPYDEVKPLYHDFSNHQTEVKSHFSVKDNPELKTHTDSKFQSDDKIYADFKHQSDINTHFNVKKQDEVKPYFDFKQQTEIKQHSTFKQQVDLGLQSEFKQHTEVKPNIVTAPLKTKVDSEFNLLASMLKISGCNIYGRMYRVGKIISELSNPCLECMCTEIGVHCNQLKC; encoded by the exons ATGGTCATCACTCTGCGTACGATGGTTCGTCCGTGGATGGTCGCGCTCCTGATGCTGCTTGCGGACCGGGATCGATCGTTCGGGATCAGCCATGGGTCGGCTGCCCACATCGCCGAAGTCGCGCCCGCAACCACCGACGAAAACGTTGACGTCGACGCCGCTTCGGTCAACGCCACCG aaattgcATCAGTCGGGTGTAATTATAAAGGACGAAGTTATGATCCAGGATCATTGGTTAATACAGACCAACCATGCTTAAAATGCACGTGTGTCACCGGAAGTTTAGTATGCCATTTGCAAGTATGTCCAGAATTACCAGATCCGCCACCACGGGGATGTGTGATTGTCCACAAGAAGAACAAATGTTGTGCGCACCTTCAATGTTActatg AACAATTTGATGCTGTTCATTCCAAACTGTTTTCATTGCAAAATCGGTCTGGACCCGCGAGGATGGACAATTCTGCAATTGTGACATTTGATGGTTTATCTAAAG GATGTGTGATAAACGGTACGATTTACGCGGAAGGTTCGGCGATGGATAGTTCCAGTCTGTGTGAATATTGTTACTGCATCAAAGGCCATCAACAGTGTGTACGGCCTCAATGTTCTTTAACTATTCCAGGCTGTACAGCTGTATACAAAAAACACACTTGTTGCCCAATTAGATACAAAT GTTCACCATTACAAAatgcacaaataaaaaatacaacggATGCGACAACCACTGAAATGACTTCCTCCTTATCTGCTCGACTTAAAG ATTGTCGCATAAACGGTCGACTGATATCGCTGGGAGAGCCCGTGATTGGCGTGGCGCGGTCGTCGTGCGAAACTTGTTTCTGCATCAACGGTCAGGTGCGATGTGACAAGGTGATATGTCCGCCAATCCGCGCCCAAATATCGCCCAATTGCGGACCGGTCTACTCGGAAGGGCACTGCTGTCCGACGAGCTACAACTGCAGCAGCACAACTAGCAGCAACG AATCTCACATCAGTCCAACTGTCACTCCCACGACAACGACTTCTATTGGTGTTGTTGCGACAATGTTGTCGTCCACCGTGACTATTGATGATGATGTCCTGCTCAGTAGTTCGTCACCGCCTTCGCCACTACAGACGCCTACGGTGGcccag ATGTTGTTAGAGACAGATAGTGCATCATCCAGTATCACAATAGATTCAAAGAATACGACCGATCAAATTGCAGAAGAACCCATAGAATCGAGGCATGGTAATCCTGCTAGTTTAATGCATGATGACTTTGATAGATTTAATGTCACTGAAAAATCAAACAACTTTGAAATGGATTATGATGATCCAACGTTGCCGCCATCTTTACCAAATctcaa AATCATACCATTCGTTGCAGCGGATGCAGTTGTTGATGAACCCGTTGCAGCTTATGAAAATTATCAACCAATGGTAGAACGTGTATACAATGTATCAGACGTCGAAGAACCTCCTTTGCCAGTAGTTAATAGTTTTTCTCCACCCATAGAGACTGAAg GCGGATTCGTTCCAAAAGATTCTCCAAATGGTGCGATTTATACACCTGACAAATTTCGAAAGACAACAGAACAACCTACTATTCATCACGATGAACCTATTGTAGGGCACCAACCAATAGGACCAG tttggtGCATATCCAATGGTAAGAAGTACAAACATGGCGAGTTGCTGACCGATCCAAGTGCTTGCAACATATGCATTTGTTTTAACGCCAAAATTGTATGCCAAGAAAATTGTCCAGCCGTAAAAGTAGGCTGCCAACGAATCAATGACCCGAACAATAGCACTTGCTGTGGCCGTATCGTATGCG ATGAATATGAAAATGATATAACTACGGAACACACGAAGCAAATAGAAGTAACATCTGAAACAACTACAACTACAACCACAATGGATATTAGAGATGCAgttattgaacatattttttattctacgcCACCAActgataaattgattataacttCATCGCCAACCACCCTAAAGTCATTCCACGTGTCTCCTGAAACGACTTCGTTAAAACCGATCACGTCCACTGATAAGTTGATTGAAACTTTAGCCCCAACCACTGAAAAATCATCGGTCATTTCTTCAACTATAGCAACTATTAAGCGCACAGAAGCCACAACATCTGCACCTAAACCACTTGAGGACGAAGATTATAGTTTTGAAagtatgttttcatttttattcaacGGCGATACACCTGAACAATCATCGTCCCCGTCTTCACTGTCCTCTTCCACAAATAACATGGAATCAGAGACTCGCATTGAGCATCGTACAGATGACGAAATTGATGAGAAAGTTCATTTGATCGACACTAAACATGATCAAACCGACTTAATGTCACTCCACAAACCACAGCACAAACCTCTTCCAAACTCTAGTACTGAAATGCACTCAGCAGATAAACATAACAAAGTCGAACCCCAGGAAGTATATAAACCTATAGAATCTAGACCAAATACTGAAATAAAGCAACACGATAACGACAAACCTAATTCCGAGACTAAGTATCTCATCGATAACAAGCCATCACAATCAGGAATCAAGCAACACGTTGATGTTAAATCACATCAAGAAATTAAACCAGATGCCACTTCATCTGGTATTAAACAGCAAGCCGAGGTTAAAACACATTTTGATGTTAAAGAAAATGTTCAGGTTACGTCACCATTTAATTTAAAGCCTTATGATGAAGTAAAACCATTATACCACGATTTTAGTAACCATCAAACTGAAGTAAAATCACATTTTAGTGTGAAAGATAACCCTGAACTCAAAACACATACCGATTCAAAGTTTCAATCTGATGACAAAATTTATGCCGATTTCAAACATCAAAGTGATATAAATACACACTTTAACGTCAAGAAGCAAGACGAAGTCAAAccgtattttgattttaaacagcAGACAGAAATTAAGCAGCATTCCACTTTTAAGCAACAGGTAGATCTCGGTTTGCAATCTGAATTCAAGCAGCATACCGAAGTAAAACCAAATATTGTGACAGCACCACTGAAAACTAAGGTTGActctgaatttaatttattggctTCTATGCTGAAGATATCTGGTTGCAATATATACGGCCGTATGTATCGAGTAGGAAAAATAATTTCCGAACTCTCCAACCCATGTTTAGAATGTATGTGTACAGAAATTGGAGTACATTGTAATCAATTGAAATGTTGA
- the LOC132929439 gene encoding uncharacterized protein LOC132929439 isoform X2, protein MVITLRTMVRPWMVALLMLLADRDRSFGISHGSAAHIAEVAPATTDENVDVDAASVNATEQFDAVHSKLFSLQNRSGPARMDNSAIVTFDGLSKGCVINGTIYAEGSAMDSSSLCEYCYCIKGHQQCVRPQCSLTIPGCTAVYKKHTCCPIRYKCSPLQNAQIKNTTDATTTEMTSSLSARLKDCRINGRLISLGEPVIGVARSSCETCFCINGQVRCDKVICPPIRAQISPNCGPVYSEGHCCPTSYNCSSTTSSNESHISPTVTPTTTTSIGVVATMLSSTVTIDDDVLLSSSSPPSPLQTPTVAQMLLETDSASSSITIDSKNTTDQIAEEPIESRHGNPASLMHDDFDRFNVTEKSNNFEMDYDDPTLPPSLPNLKIIPFVAADAVVDEPVAAYENYQPMVERVYNVSDVEEPPLPVVNSFSPPIETEGGFVPKDSPNGAIYTPDKFRKTTEQPTIHHDEPIVGHQPIGPVWCISNGKKYKHGELLTDPSACNICICFNAKIVCQENCPAVKVGCQRINDPNNSTCCGRIVCDEYENDITTEHTKQIEVTSETTTTTTTMDIRDAVIEHIFYSTPPTDKLIITSSPTTLKSFHVSPETTSLKPITSTDKLIETLAPTTEKSSVISSTIATIKRTEATTSAPKPLEDEDYSFESMFSFLFNGDTPEQSSSPSSLSSSTNNMESETRIEHRTDDEIDEKVHLIDTKHDQTDLMSLHKPQHKPLPNSSTEMHSADKHNKVEPQEVYKPIESRPNTEIKQHDNDKPNSETKYLIDNKPSQSGIKQHVDVKSHQEIKPDATSSGIKQQAEVKTHFDVKENVQVTSPFNLKPYDEVKPLYHDFSNHQTEVKSHFSVKDNPELKTHTDSKFQSDDKIYADFKHQSDINTHFNVKKQDEVKPYFDFKQQTEIKQHSTFKQQVDLGLQSEFKQHTEVKPNIVTAPLKTKVDSEFNLLASMLKISGCNIYGRMYRVGKIISELSNPCLECMCTEIGVHCNQLKC, encoded by the exons ATGGTCATCACTCTGCGTACGATGGTTCGTCCGTGGATGGTCGCGCTCCTGATGCTGCTTGCGGACCGGGATCGATCGTTCGGGATCAGCCATGGGTCGGCTGCCCACATCGCCGAAGTCGCGCCCGCAACCACCGACGAAAACGTTGACGTCGACGCCGCTTCGGTCAACGCCACCG AACAATTTGATGCTGTTCATTCCAAACTGTTTTCATTGCAAAATCGGTCTGGACCCGCGAGGATGGACAATTCTGCAATTGTGACATTTGATGGTTTATCTAAAG GATGTGTGATAAACGGTACGATTTACGCGGAAGGTTCGGCGATGGATAGTTCCAGTCTGTGTGAATATTGTTACTGCATCAAAGGCCATCAACAGTGTGTACGGCCTCAATGTTCTTTAACTATTCCAGGCTGTACAGCTGTATACAAAAAACACACTTGTTGCCCAATTAGATACAAAT GTTCACCATTACAAAatgcacaaataaaaaatacaacggATGCGACAACCACTGAAATGACTTCCTCCTTATCTGCTCGACTTAAAG ATTGTCGCATAAACGGTCGACTGATATCGCTGGGAGAGCCCGTGATTGGCGTGGCGCGGTCGTCGTGCGAAACTTGTTTCTGCATCAACGGTCAGGTGCGATGTGACAAGGTGATATGTCCGCCAATCCGCGCCCAAATATCGCCCAATTGCGGACCGGTCTACTCGGAAGGGCACTGCTGTCCGACGAGCTACAACTGCAGCAGCACAACTAGCAGCAACG AATCTCACATCAGTCCAACTGTCACTCCCACGACAACGACTTCTATTGGTGTTGTTGCGACAATGTTGTCGTCCACCGTGACTATTGATGATGATGTCCTGCTCAGTAGTTCGTCACCGCCTTCGCCACTACAGACGCCTACGGTGGcccag ATGTTGTTAGAGACAGATAGTGCATCATCCAGTATCACAATAGATTCAAAGAATACGACCGATCAAATTGCAGAAGAACCCATAGAATCGAGGCATGGTAATCCTGCTAGTTTAATGCATGATGACTTTGATAGATTTAATGTCACTGAAAAATCAAACAACTTTGAAATGGATTATGATGATCCAACGTTGCCGCCATCTTTACCAAATctcaa AATCATACCATTCGTTGCAGCGGATGCAGTTGTTGATGAACCCGTTGCAGCTTATGAAAATTATCAACCAATGGTAGAACGTGTATACAATGTATCAGACGTCGAAGAACCTCCTTTGCCAGTAGTTAATAGTTTTTCTCCACCCATAGAGACTGAAg GCGGATTCGTTCCAAAAGATTCTCCAAATGGTGCGATTTATACACCTGACAAATTTCGAAAGACAACAGAACAACCTACTATTCATCACGATGAACCTATTGTAGGGCACCAACCAATAGGACCAG tttggtGCATATCCAATGGTAAGAAGTACAAACATGGCGAGTTGCTGACCGATCCAAGTGCTTGCAACATATGCATTTGTTTTAACGCCAAAATTGTATGCCAAGAAAATTGTCCAGCCGTAAAAGTAGGCTGCCAACGAATCAATGACCCGAACAATAGCACTTGCTGTGGCCGTATCGTATGCG ATGAATATGAAAATGATATAACTACGGAACACACGAAGCAAATAGAAGTAACATCTGAAACAACTACAACTACAACCACAATGGATATTAGAGATGCAgttattgaacatattttttattctacgcCACCAActgataaattgattataacttCATCGCCAACCACCCTAAAGTCATTCCACGTGTCTCCTGAAACGACTTCGTTAAAACCGATCACGTCCACTGATAAGTTGATTGAAACTTTAGCCCCAACCACTGAAAAATCATCGGTCATTTCTTCAACTATAGCAACTATTAAGCGCACAGAAGCCACAACATCTGCACCTAAACCACTTGAGGACGAAGATTATAGTTTTGAAagtatgttttcatttttattcaacGGCGATACACCTGAACAATCATCGTCCCCGTCTTCACTGTCCTCTTCCACAAATAACATGGAATCAGAGACTCGCATTGAGCATCGTACAGATGACGAAATTGATGAGAAAGTTCATTTGATCGACACTAAACATGATCAAACCGACTTAATGTCACTCCACAAACCACAGCACAAACCTCTTCCAAACTCTAGTACTGAAATGCACTCAGCAGATAAACATAACAAAGTCGAACCCCAGGAAGTATATAAACCTATAGAATCTAGACCAAATACTGAAATAAAGCAACACGATAACGACAAACCTAATTCCGAGACTAAGTATCTCATCGATAACAAGCCATCACAATCAGGAATCAAGCAACACGTTGATGTTAAATCACATCAAGAAATTAAACCAGATGCCACTTCATCTGGTATTAAACAGCAAGCCGAGGTTAAAACACATTTTGATGTTAAAGAAAATGTTCAGGTTACGTCACCATTTAATTTAAAGCCTTATGATGAAGTAAAACCATTATACCACGATTTTAGTAACCATCAAACTGAAGTAAAATCACATTTTAGTGTGAAAGATAACCCTGAACTCAAAACACATACCGATTCAAAGTTTCAATCTGATGACAAAATTTATGCCGATTTCAAACATCAAAGTGATATAAATACACACTTTAACGTCAAGAAGCAAGACGAAGTCAAAccgtattttgattttaaacagcAGACAGAAATTAAGCAGCATTCCACTTTTAAGCAACAGGTAGATCTCGGTTTGCAATCTGAATTCAAGCAGCATACCGAAGTAAAACCAAATATTGTGACAGCACCACTGAAAACTAAGGTTGActctgaatttaatttattggctTCTATGCTGAAGATATCTGGTTGCAATATATACGGCCGTATGTATCGAGTAGGAAAAATAATTTCCGAACTCTCCAACCCATGTTTAGAATGTATGTGTACAGAAATTGGAGTACATTGTAATCAATTGAAATGTTGA
- the LOC132929439 gene encoding uncharacterized protein LOC132929439 isoform X3 yields MVITLRTMVRPWMVALLMLLADRDRSFGISHGSAAHIAEVAPATTDENVDVDAASVNATEIASVGCNYKGRSYDPGSLVNTDQPCLKCTCVTGSLVCHLQVCPELPDPPPRGCVIVHKKNKCCAHLQCYYGSPLQNAQIKNTTDATTTEMTSSLSARLKDCRINGRLISLGEPVIGVARSSCETCFCINGQVRCDKVICPPIRAQISPNCGPVYSEGHCCPTSYNCSSTTSSNESHISPTVTPTTTTSIGVVATMLSSTVTIDDDVLLSSSSPPSPLQTPTVAQMLLETDSASSSITIDSKNTTDQIAEEPIESRHGNPASLMHDDFDRFNVTEKSNNFEMDYDDPTLPPSLPNLKIIPFVAADAVVDEPVAAYENYQPMVERVYNVSDVEEPPLPVVNSFSPPIETEGGFVPKDSPNGAIYTPDKFRKTTEQPTIHHDEPIVGHQPIGPVWCISNGKKYKHGELLTDPSACNICICFNAKIVCQENCPAVKVGCQRINDPNNSTCCGRIVCDEYENDITTEHTKQIEVTSETTTTTTTMDIRDAVIEHIFYSTPPTDKLIITSSPTTLKSFHVSPETTSLKPITSTDKLIETLAPTTEKSSVISSTIATIKRTEATTSAPKPLEDEDYSFESMFSFLFNGDTPEQSSSPSSLSSSTNNMESETRIEHRTDDEIDEKVHLIDTKHDQTDLMSLHKPQHKPLPNSSTEMHSADKHNKVEPQEVYKPIESRPNTEIKQHDNDKPNSETKYLIDNKPSQSGIKQHVDVKSHQEIKPDATSSGIKQQAEVKTHFDVKENVQVTSPFNLKPYDEVKPLYHDFSNHQTEVKSHFSVKDNPELKTHTDSKFQSDDKIYADFKHQSDINTHFNVKKQDEVKPYFDFKQQTEIKQHSTFKQQVDLGLQSEFKQHTEVKPNIVTAPLKTKVDSEFNLLASMLKISGCNIYGRMYRVGKIISELSNPCLECMCTEIGVHCNQLKC; encoded by the exons ATGGTCATCACTCTGCGTACGATGGTTCGTCCGTGGATGGTCGCGCTCCTGATGCTGCTTGCGGACCGGGATCGATCGTTCGGGATCAGCCATGGGTCGGCTGCCCACATCGCCGAAGTCGCGCCCGCAACCACCGACGAAAACGTTGACGTCGACGCCGCTTCGGTCAACGCCACCG aaattgcATCAGTCGGGTGTAATTATAAAGGACGAAGTTATGATCCAGGATCATTGGTTAATACAGACCAACCATGCTTAAAATGCACGTGTGTCACCGGAAGTTTAGTATGCCATTTGCAAGTATGTCCAGAATTACCAGATCCGCCACCACGGGGATGTGTGATTGTCCACAAGAAGAACAAATGTTGTGCGCACCTTCAATGTTActatg GTTCACCATTACAAAatgcacaaataaaaaatacaacggATGCGACAACCACTGAAATGACTTCCTCCTTATCTGCTCGACTTAAAG ATTGTCGCATAAACGGTCGACTGATATCGCTGGGAGAGCCCGTGATTGGCGTGGCGCGGTCGTCGTGCGAAACTTGTTTCTGCATCAACGGTCAGGTGCGATGTGACAAGGTGATATGTCCGCCAATCCGCGCCCAAATATCGCCCAATTGCGGACCGGTCTACTCGGAAGGGCACTGCTGTCCGACGAGCTACAACTGCAGCAGCACAACTAGCAGCAACG AATCTCACATCAGTCCAACTGTCACTCCCACGACAACGACTTCTATTGGTGTTGTTGCGACAATGTTGTCGTCCACCGTGACTATTGATGATGATGTCCTGCTCAGTAGTTCGTCACCGCCTTCGCCACTACAGACGCCTACGGTGGcccag ATGTTGTTAGAGACAGATAGTGCATCATCCAGTATCACAATAGATTCAAAGAATACGACCGATCAAATTGCAGAAGAACCCATAGAATCGAGGCATGGTAATCCTGCTAGTTTAATGCATGATGACTTTGATAGATTTAATGTCACTGAAAAATCAAACAACTTTGAAATGGATTATGATGATCCAACGTTGCCGCCATCTTTACCAAATctcaa AATCATACCATTCGTTGCAGCGGATGCAGTTGTTGATGAACCCGTTGCAGCTTATGAAAATTATCAACCAATGGTAGAACGTGTATACAATGTATCAGACGTCGAAGAACCTCCTTTGCCAGTAGTTAATAGTTTTTCTCCACCCATAGAGACTGAAg GCGGATTCGTTCCAAAAGATTCTCCAAATGGTGCGATTTATACACCTGACAAATTTCGAAAGACAACAGAACAACCTACTATTCATCACGATGAACCTATTGTAGGGCACCAACCAATAGGACCAG tttggtGCATATCCAATGGTAAGAAGTACAAACATGGCGAGTTGCTGACCGATCCAAGTGCTTGCAACATATGCATTTGTTTTAACGCCAAAATTGTATGCCAAGAAAATTGTCCAGCCGTAAAAGTAGGCTGCCAACGAATCAATGACCCGAACAATAGCACTTGCTGTGGCCGTATCGTATGCG ATGAATATGAAAATGATATAACTACGGAACACACGAAGCAAATAGAAGTAACATCTGAAACAACTACAACTACAACCACAATGGATATTAGAGATGCAgttattgaacatattttttattctacgcCACCAActgataaattgattataacttCATCGCCAACCACCCTAAAGTCATTCCACGTGTCTCCTGAAACGACTTCGTTAAAACCGATCACGTCCACTGATAAGTTGATTGAAACTTTAGCCCCAACCACTGAAAAATCATCGGTCATTTCTTCAACTATAGCAACTATTAAGCGCACAGAAGCCACAACATCTGCACCTAAACCACTTGAGGACGAAGATTATAGTTTTGAAagtatgttttcatttttattcaacGGCGATACACCTGAACAATCATCGTCCCCGTCTTCACTGTCCTCTTCCACAAATAACATGGAATCAGAGACTCGCATTGAGCATCGTACAGATGACGAAATTGATGAGAAAGTTCATTTGATCGACACTAAACATGATCAAACCGACTTAATGTCACTCCACAAACCACAGCACAAACCTCTTCCAAACTCTAGTACTGAAATGCACTCAGCAGATAAACATAACAAAGTCGAACCCCAGGAAGTATATAAACCTATAGAATCTAGACCAAATACTGAAATAAAGCAACACGATAACGACAAACCTAATTCCGAGACTAAGTATCTCATCGATAACAAGCCATCACAATCAGGAATCAAGCAACACGTTGATGTTAAATCACATCAAGAAATTAAACCAGATGCCACTTCATCTGGTATTAAACAGCAAGCCGAGGTTAAAACACATTTTGATGTTAAAGAAAATGTTCAGGTTACGTCACCATTTAATTTAAAGCCTTATGATGAAGTAAAACCATTATACCACGATTTTAGTAACCATCAAACTGAAGTAAAATCACATTTTAGTGTGAAAGATAACCCTGAACTCAAAACACATACCGATTCAAAGTTTCAATCTGATGACAAAATTTATGCCGATTTCAAACATCAAAGTGATATAAATACACACTTTAACGTCAAGAAGCAAGACGAAGTCAAAccgtattttgattttaaacagcAGACAGAAATTAAGCAGCATTCCACTTTTAAGCAACAGGTAGATCTCGGTTTGCAATCTGAATTCAAGCAGCATACCGAAGTAAAACCAAATATTGTGACAGCACCACTGAAAACTAAGGTTGActctgaatttaatttattggctTCTATGCTGAAGATATCTGGTTGCAATATATACGGCCGTATGTATCGAGTAGGAAAAATAATTTCCGAACTCTCCAACCCATGTTTAGAATGTATGTGTACAGAAATTGGAGTACATTGTAATCAATTGAAATGTTGA